One window of Hujiaoplasma nucleasis genomic DNA carries:
- a CDS encoding OsmC family protein → MAYDNIKLNYDYDFKGEIISPTAKANLGEADNGLKPYHMLFGALGSCFYATFLSVAKKMRLTFGSASIEVSGYKSDPELKILDNVEMNLIITNPSNEERLIKSAKLGAEYCSIHALVSKSANIKLNVVFK, encoded by the coding sequence ATGGCTTATGATAATATAAAATTAAATTATGATTATGATTTTAAAGGTGAAATTATATCACCAACAGCTAAAGCAAATTTAGGTGAAGCTGATAACGGTTTAAAACCTTACCATATGTTGTTTGGTGCTTTAGGATCTTGTTTTTATGCAACGTTTTTATCTGTTGCTAAAAAGATGAGATTGACATTTGGTTCGGCTTCAATAGAAGTGAGTGGGTATAAATCTGATCCTGAACTCAAAATATTGGATAATGTTGAAATGAACTTAATCATTACCAATCCAAGTAATGAAGAGAGATTAATTAAATCTGCTAAACTAGGTGCTGAGTACTGTTCAATTCATGCTTTAGTATCTAAATCAGCTAATATTAAACTTAATGTCGTTTTCAAATAA
- a CDS encoding THUMP domain-containing class I SAM-dependent RNA methyltransferase gives MNKIELIATTTFGLEAIVKRELENLNFEIKEVDNGKVVFFSDYQGIARANLWLRCADRVLWKIGEFKALTFDELFDQTLALPWSEYIPKDGKFTVLGQSVKSKLFSISDSQAIVKKAIVENMKDKYNISWFKETGAEYTVKVSLLNDIATLTIDTSGESLHKRGYRVQPVTAPIKETLAAAMVLLSYWTPDRILQDPFCGSGTIAIEAAMIGRNIAPGLQRDFASKHWEVISEDIWREEIRNAYKKINVDLMMDIRASDLDEASVKAAIENADEAGVLDTINFEHCNFKYAIYDGDYGIFITNPPYGSRLSSNEDLSEMYEEIKKIFRRLKNWSKYIITDEENLEKLIKFDANRKRILFNGRIKTTYYQFYGPRPNEKDDL, from the coding sequence ATGAATAAAATAGAATTAATTGCAACAACCACTTTTGGCTTAGAAGCAATTGTTAAAAGAGAACTAGAAAACTTAAATTTTGAAATCAAGGAAGTAGACAATGGTAAAGTTGTTTTTTTTAGTGATTATCAAGGCATAGCTAGAGCTAATTTATGGTTGAGATGTGCGGATAGAGTTTTATGGAAAATTGGCGAATTCAAAGCATTAACCTTTGATGAACTTTTCGATCAAACCTTGGCATTGCCTTGGTCAGAATATATACCAAAAGATGGAAAATTTACTGTCTTAGGACAATCAGTTAAATCTAAATTATTCAGTATATCTGACTCTCAAGCGATCGTGAAAAAAGCTATTGTTGAAAATATGAAGGATAAGTATAATATATCTTGGTTTAAGGAAACTGGAGCTGAATACACAGTGAAAGTATCTTTGTTAAATGATATTGCTACTTTAACCATTGATACTTCAGGCGAATCTCTCCATAAAAGAGGATATCGCGTTCAACCAGTGACTGCGCCTATTAAAGAAACTTTAGCTGCGGCTATGGTTTTACTAAGTTACTGGACACCTGATAGAATTTTACAAGACCCATTTTGTGGTTCTGGAACCATTGCTATTGAAGCTGCCATGATTGGAAGAAATATAGCGCCGGGCTTACAAAGAGATTTCGCTTCAAAGCATTGGGAAGTTATTTCTGAAGATATATGGAGAGAAGAAATTAGAAATGCTTATAAAAAAATTAATGTAGACTTAATGATGGATATTAGAGCCTCGGATTTGGACGAAGCTAGTGTGAAAGCTGCAATTGAAAACGCAGATGAAGCTGGAGTTCTAGATACTATTAACTTTGAACACTGCAATTTTAAATATGCCATCTATGATGGAGATTATGGTATTTTTATCACCAATCCTCCTTATGGTTCAAGACTTTCTTCAAATGAAGACTTATCAGAAATGTATGAGGAAATAAAAAAAATATTTAGAAGACTTAAAAATTGGTCAAAATACATAATTACTGATGAAGAAAATTTAGAAAAATTAATTAAGTTTGATGCTAATAGGAAAAGAATTCTTTTTAATGGAAGGATTAAAACCACTTATTATCAATTTTATGGACCAAGGCCAAATGAAAAGGACGATTTATAA
- a CDS encoding cation:proton antiporter domain-containing protein: MFLSISLIILISITLFYIFDKLHLPGLLAFLITGIILGPFVFDLISHQILDISSELRKIALVVILIRAGLSLVIKDLKAVGRPAILLSFLPALFEILAIGLLAPLFFNLTNIEAFILGSVIAAVSPAVIVPRMIQLIEKKKGTKEKIPQLILASASVDDIFVIIVFTIFLQVYESNQLEWSQILLLPISLIFGIILGFVIGVFFVFVFKKLHVRDTIKVLILFALSFLMIVLEDYLPISGLLGIITLAITIFSLYPILAHRLTSKFSKIWVVAEMMLFVLIGAAVDINLFLSIGLITLLFLLLSLFVRLLGVFISIIKTNFNSKEKLFIGLSFIPKATVQAAIGAIPLSMGIPGGKIILAISVLSIFLTAPLGAVLIDQTSNILLKNKDDSL, from the coding sequence ATGTTTTTAAGCATATCCTTAATTATCCTTATTAGCATTACTTTGTTTTATATTTTTGACAAGTTACATTTACCAGGTTTATTAGCCTTTTTAATAACGGGTATCATACTAGGACCTTTTGTTTTTGACTTGATAAGTCATCAAATACTAGATATATCCTCAGAATTAAGAAAAATAGCTTTGGTTGTTATTCTAATAAGAGCAGGTTTGTCTTTAGTCATTAAGGATTTAAAGGCTGTTGGAAGACCAGCGATTCTTTTAAGCTTTCTACCCGCCTTATTTGAAATACTTGCGATAGGTTTGTTAGCTCCACTATTTTTTAATTTAACAAACATTGAAGCCTTTATTCTTGGTTCAGTTATCGCAGCTGTATCACCCGCAGTAATTGTTCCAAGAATGATTCAGTTGATTGAAAAGAAAAAAGGAACTAAAGAAAAAATTCCACAATTGATTTTAGCATCTGCCTCAGTAGATGATATATTTGTAATTATAGTTTTCACCATTTTCTTGCAGGTTTACGAATCAAATCAATTGGAGTGGTCACAAATTCTCCTACTACCAATTTCCTTAATTTTTGGTATAATCTTAGGATTTGTCATCGGTGTATTTTTCGTATTTGTTTTTAAGAAATTACATGTTAGAGATACTATTAAAGTACTGATTCTTTTTGCTCTTTCATTTTTGATGATTGTCTTAGAAGATTATTTACCTATTTCAGGCCTATTAGGGATAATAACATTAGCTATAACCATCTTTAGTCTTTATCCGATTCTAGCTCACAGATTAACCTCTAAATTTTCTAAAATCTGGGTTGTTGCTGAAATGATGTTATTTGTATTAATTGGCGCTGCTGTTGATATTAATTTATTTTTAAGTATTGGTCTAATCACCTTATTATTTTTACTTTTGAGTTTATTTGTTAGATTATTAGGGGTTTTTATTAGCATTATCAAAACTAACTTTAATTCAAAAGAAAAACTTTTCATTGGACTATCTTTTATTCCAAAAGCAACTGTACAAGCTGCTATTGGAGCCATACCGCTTTCAATGGGCATTCCTGGAGGAAAAATTATCTTAGCTATTTCAGTTTTATCAATCTTTCTAACTGCTCCTCTAGGAGCAGTTCTGATTGATCAAACTTCAAATATTTTATTAAAAAACAAGGACGATTCTTTATAA
- a CDS encoding thioredoxin family protein — protein METIKNYEELQEVIKVELCVVIAKTKTCNVCKPLSEKLKVFMEDYPSIPSYQLYLEDVELFQGQHLVFTVPTIIVFSESKEILRESRFIDFEKIQRLFNLYLN, from the coding sequence ATGGAAACTATTAAAAACTATGAAGAACTTCAAGAAGTCATTAAGGTAGAACTATGTGTTGTTATTGCTAAAACAAAAACCTGTAATGTGTGTAAACCTCTTTCAGAAAAACTTAAAGTTTTTATGGAAGATTATCCCAGCATACCTTCCTACCAACTTTATCTAGAAGATGTCGAATTATTTCAGGGACAACATTTAGTCTTTACAGTCCCTACCATTATAGTTTTTAGTGAATCAAAAGAAATATTAAGAGAATCTAGATTTATTGATTTTGAAAAAATACAAAGATTGTTTAATCTTTATTTGAATTAG
- a CDS encoding DUF134 domain-containing protein, which produces MSRPNKPRIVCGLPEYQMFGPKGRKANQLEKVVLLIDEYEVIRLIDHLKMNQEEAATMLGVARTTVQRIYTIARSKIADAIVSGKILMIEGGDYILCEDDCKECLEPLRRHRRHHFGGKQ; this is translated from the coding sequence ATGTCAAGACCTAATAAACCAAGAATTGTATGTGGCTTACCTGAATATCAAATGTTTGGGCCTAAAGGTAGAAAAGCTAATCAACTTGAAAAAGTTGTTTTATTGATTGATGAGTATGAAGTCATTCGACTTATAGATCATTTAAAGATGAATCAGGAAGAAGCTGCGACTATGTTGGGTGTAGCTAGAACTACAGTACAAAGAATTTACACGATAGCTAGAAGTAAAATTGCAGATGCTATAGTTAGTGGAAAGATTTTAATGATTGAAGGTGGAGATTACATTCTTTGTGAAGATGATTGTAAGGAATGTTTGGAACCTTTAAGAAGACATAGAAGACACCATTTCGGAGGCAAACAATGA
- a CDS encoding NifB/NifX family molybdenum-iron cluster-binding protein, whose protein sequence is MKVALSTKNNMVTEHFGHCDYFIVYEIENKEIIGSFLIKNPPHQKGHLPKFLKENGIDVVIAGGIGAMAVNLLEELNIQVIMNVCGHADEVIKKYINNELKSNGEPCSDHHH, encoded by the coding sequence ATGAAAGTAGCTTTAAGCACAAAAAATAATATGGTTACCGAGCACTTCGGTCACTGTGATTATTTTATTGTCTATGAAATAGAAAACAAGGAAATTATTGGTTCTTTTTTAATAAAGAATCCACCGCATCAAAAAGGACATTTACCTAAATTTTTAAAGGAAAATGGTATAGATGTTGTCATAGCTGGTGGTATAGGGGCTATGGCTGTTAATTTGCTTGAAGAATTAAATATTCAAGTTATCATGAATGTTTGTGGTCATGCAGATGAGGTTATTAAAAAGTATATAAATAATGAGTTGAAATCAAATGGTGAACCTTGTTCTGATCATCACCATTAA
- a CDS encoding peroxiredoxin: MEEQVKEFYKMPLIGDLAPSFTATTTQGVINFPKDYEGKWVILFSHPADFTPVCTTEFMTFTRMLDEFKALNTELIGLSVDSLYAHIAWLRRINELEWNGMKNLDVTFPLIEDIKMDVANKFGMIQPGQSSTQAVRAVFVIDPKGVIRTILYYPLSTGRNFDEIKRIIQALQKADKDNVATPADWRPGDDVIVPTAGSCGTAKERMESKDDDTYCLDWFMCFKKEKR; the protein is encoded by the coding sequence ATGGAAGAACAAGTTAAAGAGTTTTACAAAATGCCTTTAATAGGCGATTTGGCGCCAAGCTTTACTGCTACAACAACACAGGGTGTGATTAATTTTCCTAAGGATTATGAAGGTAAGTGGGTAATTTTGTTTTCTCACCCAGCAGATTTCACTCCTGTATGTACTACTGAATTCATGACCTTTACAAGAATGCTTGATGAATTCAAAGCCTTAAATACTGAACTTATCGGTTTGTCAGTTGATTCGTTGTACGCTCATATTGCTTGGCTAAGAAGAATTAACGAATTAGAGTGGAACGGAATGAAGAATTTAGATGTTACATTCCCATTGATTGAAGATATTAAAATGGATGTAGCCAATAAATTCGGTATGATTCAACCTGGACAATCTTCAACTCAAGCTGTAAGAGCAGTTTTTGTGATTGATCCAAAAGGAGTCATTAGAACGATTCTATATTATCCACTTTCAACCGGAAGAAACTTTGATGAAATTAAACGTATAATTCAAGCCCTACAAAAAGCTGACAAAGATAATGTTGCTACTCCAGCTGATTGGAGACCAGGGGATGATGTGATTGTTCCAACTGCTGGATCATGTGGTACAGCTAAAGAAAGAATGGAATCAAAGGACGATGACACATATTGTTTAGACTGGTTTATGTGTTTTAAAAAAGAAAAAAGATAA
- a CDS encoding endonuclease/exonuclease/phosphatase family protein, with translation MKKTLKIFFIFFTLIVVFAFGFILTLHLFEFRPEQVTNLEVQAADQATNTISKNTSITVLTFNTGYASLSETEDFVMDGGKKAKMDSLTEVENNINGIKNIISRENTDIYLLQEVDTNSKRSYETNQYQTYQDLLGIPNAFAYNYRSIFVPFPLNPSQMMGKVNSGIATFSKFEITSATRIQLPGEFPWPIRLANLKRALLITRHPIEGSEQELVVINVHLSAYDDGSMRKEEMVALQNIMLEEYEKGNYVLVGGDFNQSFPDALLNYNDQEDYEYKDPYQLKEDNYWEAFPLDPLWFSQNNFNLAVDANHPTCRLLHQAYDTSNIDNNQYYLIDGFIVSNNIDIEYVETIQEDFKYSDHNPVKISIILK, from the coding sequence ATGAAAAAAACTTTAAAAATCTTTTTTATTTTCTTTACACTTATAGTTGTCTTTGCGTTTGGTTTTATACTAACTTTGCATCTATTTGAATTTAGACCTGAGCAAGTAACAAATTTAGAAGTACAAGCAGCTGATCAAGCAACAAATACCATATCAAAAAATACTTCAATTACTGTTCTAACTTTTAATACAGGTTATGCATCATTAAGTGAAACTGAAGATTTTGTAATGGATGGTGGTAAAAAAGCTAAAATGGATTCATTGACTGAAGTTGAAAACAATATCAATGGCATAAAGAATATCATATCTAGAGAAAATACAGATATTTATTTATTACAAGAAGTCGATACAAATTCTAAAAGATCTTATGAAACCAATCAGTACCAAACTTATCAAGATTTATTGGGTATTCCAAATGCTTTTGCCTATAATTACCGTTCAATTTTTGTACCTTTTCCTTTAAATCCGAGTCAAATGATGGGGAAAGTAAATTCAGGTATTGCAACTTTCTCAAAGTTTGAAATAACCTCAGCAACCCGAATTCAATTGCCTGGAGAGTTTCCTTGGCCGATTAGGTTGGCTAATCTCAAAAGAGCATTATTAATTACTCGGCATCCCATAGAAGGTTCTGAACAAGAACTTGTAGTCATTAATGTCCATCTTTCAGCCTATGATGATGGTTCTATGCGTAAAGAAGAAATGGTTGCTTTACAAAATATCATGTTAGAGGAATATGAAAAAGGCAATTATGTTCTTGTTGGTGGTGACTTTAATCAAAGCTTTCCTGATGCACTATTAAATTACAATGATCAAGAAGATTATGAATATAAAGATCCTTACCAACTTAAAGAAGATAACTATTGGGAAGCATTCCCTCTAGACCCATTATGGTTTAGTCAAAACAACTTCAATTTAGCTGTAGATGCAAATCATCCTACATGCCGACTCTTACATCAAGCTTATGACACAAGTAACATTGATAATAACCAATATTATTTAATTGATGGTTTTATTGTATCCAATAATATAGATATCGAATATGTAGAAACTATTCAAGAAGATTTTAAGTACTCTGACCATAATCCTGTGAAAATTAGTATTATATTAAAATAA
- the rimM gene encoding ribosome maturation factor RimM (Essential for efficient processing of 16S rRNA) has translation MKYQLIGKITGFKGLKGQLKIKVLSGFLKERFEANSQIYIQINQDYQAFTVKSYNDKEKTPLLVLENYEDINLIQHLNKKDIYANADDDFLLEENAYHQDELIGLNVFQSNELKGQVVDIKNYPKDDYLLVRTKEKEVLIPFRDEFIISMDDEKIVVIDMEGLF, from the coding sequence ATGAAATATCAATTAATAGGTAAAATCACTGGTTTTAAAGGATTAAAAGGTCAGTTAAAAATAAAGGTCTTATCAGGCTTTTTGAAAGAACGATTTGAAGCTAATTCTCAAATATATATTCAAATTAATCAAGACTATCAAGCTTTTACAGTAAAATCATATAATGACAAAGAAAAAACACCTTTATTAGTTTTGGAAAACTATGAGGATATTAATTTAATTCAACATTTAAACAAAAAAGACATTTATGCTAATGCTGATGATGATTTTTTATTAGAGGAAAACGCCTATCATCAAGATGAGTTGATTGGATTGAATGTTTTTCAATCAAATGAGTTGAAAGGCCAAGTTGTTGATATTAAAAACTATCCTAAAGATGATTATTTGTTAGTTAGGACCAAAGAAAAGGAAGTTCTTATACCTTTTAGAGATGAGTTTATTATTTCTATGGATGATGAAAAAATAGTAGTTATTGATATGGAGGGTTTGTTTTGA
- the trmD gene encoding tRNA (guanosine(37)-N1)-methyltransferase TrmD — MKISILTLFPEMVEPFLNHSILKRAKDQNQVDYQIINFRDFSQNKHQTVDDTPYGGGAGMVLSIEPIYHALQSIQGVDEAHKILLSPQGNTYHQEQAKRLSNIDHLVLICGHYEGFDDRIRSLVDEEISIGDYVLTGGEIAAMAIVDSVVRLLPNVLGDQDSFINDSFYDGLLDYPQYTKPRIFNQMAVPEVLLSGHHKNIEDWRLEERLKRTKERRPDLYQKYINDKKNK; from the coding sequence TTGAAAATCAGCATATTGACTTTATTTCCAGAAATGGTAGAGCCTTTTCTTAATCATTCAATTTTAAAAAGAGCAAAAGATCAAAATCAAGTAGATTATCAAATTATAAATTTCCGTGATTTTTCTCAAAATAAACACCAAACCGTCGATGATACACCCTATGGGGGTGGTGCAGGAATGGTGCTCTCAATTGAACCCATTTATCATGCTTTACAAAGTATTCAAGGTGTTGATGAGGCACATAAGATATTACTTTCTCCTCAGGGGAATACCTATCATCAAGAACAAGCGAAGAGATTATCTAATATAGACCATCTTGTACTAATTTGTGGTCATTATGAAGGGTTTGATGATCGTATTAGGTCTTTGGTTGATGAAGAAATTTCTATAGGAGATTATGTGTTAACAGGCGGAGAAATAGCAGCAATGGCAATTGTTGATTCTGTGGTTAGATTGTTGCCCAATGTATTAGGAGATCAAGATTCTTTTATAAATGATTCTTTTTATGATGGATTATTAGATTATCCTCAATATACAAAACCTAGAATTTTTAATCAAATGGCGGTCCCTGAAGTTTTATTATCTGGCCATCATAAAAACATTGAAGATTGGCGTTTAGAAGAAAGATTAAAACGGACAAAAGAGAGAAGACCTGACTTATATCAAAAATATATAAACGATAAGAAAAACAAGTAA
- the rplS gene encoding 50S ribosomal protein L19, protein MSQQLINDITKEYLKSDLPEFRAGDTLEVGIKITEGNRERVQIFEGLCIKKQGGGVSQTFTVRKISYGVGVEKTFLLHSPVIDKIVVKRRGKVRRAYLGYIRGLSAKKARIKEKR, encoded by the coding sequence ATGTCGCAGCAATTAATTAATGATATTACAAAAGAATATCTTAAATCTGATTTACCTGAATTCCGTGCCGGAGATACTTTAGAAGTTGGTATTAAAATTACCGAAGGTAACCGTGAACGTGTTCAGATTTTTGAAGGATTATGCATCAAGAAACAAGGTGGTGGCGTAAGTCAAACATTTACTGTAAGAAAGATTTCTTATGGTGTAGGTGTTGAAAAAACTTTCTTACTTCATTCTCCTGTTATTGATAAAATCGTCGTCAAACGTCGTGGTAAAGTTAGAAGAGCTTATTTAGGATATATCCGTGGATTATCAGCTAAAAAAGCAAGAATTAAAGAAAAAAGATAG
- a CDS encoding LacI family DNA-binding transcriptional regulator — MAKTKATIYNVAMRANVSLATVSRTLNNPEKVKKETRDKVLKVIEDLGYKPNAFARGLASRKSTSVAVMVPDMTRSSIAEMVNGIAIEARKYNYSLIIYVLKDEYHEESEMLKEVVASQADGILYMNDEINEQQYQMLNRIKDDYDVPIVLANTLYPFENKLTTVSIDYHKAGYGITKELIEEGRKNIYMLTTARKYMVNDLKESGYLKAINEAGLEPHIFRTSGDISVNTIHFDELFHDVGKKIDGVIAVRDSIAVSFINSMIAKGRKIPKDISVFGFQNTKYASLSRPKLSCIDIPITEIGVRAMALLKEEIDNGTSKTKYIELPYSIIHRDSTKK; from the coding sequence ATGGCTAAAACAAAAGCGACAATTTATAATGTAGCTATGCGTGCTAATGTTTCATTAGCGACAGTTTCTAGAACTTTAAATAATCCAGAAAAAGTAAAAAAAGAAACAAGAGACAAAGTCTTAAAAGTGATTGAAGATTTGGGGTATAAACCAAATGCTTTTGCACGTGGGTTAGCAAGTCGCAAATCAACTTCTGTTGCAGTGATGGTTCCGGATATGACCAGATCAAGTATTGCAGAAATGGTAAATGGTATCGCCATAGAAGCTAGAAAATATAATTATTCTTTAATAATCTATGTTTTAAAGGATGAGTATCATGAAGAATCAGAGATGTTAAAAGAGGTTGTAGCTTCACAAGCGGATGGCATTTTATACATGAACGATGAAATTAATGAGCAACAATATCAAATGCTTAACCGCATTAAAGATGATTATGATGTGCCAATTGTTCTCGCTAACACTCTTTATCCTTTTGAAAACAAATTAACCACAGTTTCTATTGACTATCATAAAGCAGGTTATGGTATCACTAAAGAGTTAATCGAAGAAGGTAGAAAAAATATTTATATGCTAACAACGGCCAGAAAATATATGGTTAATGATTTAAAAGAATCTGGCTATTTAAAAGCTATTAATGAAGCCGGATTAGAACCTCATATTTTCAGAACTAGTGGTGATATTTCTGTGAATACCATTCATTTTGATGAACTCTTCCATGATGTGGGTAAAAAAATAGATGGCGTCATAGCAGTTAGAGATAGTATCGCTGTATCTTTTATTAACTCAATGATTGCTAAGGGAAGAAAAATTCCTAAAGATATTTCTGTATTTGGTTTTCAAAATACAAAATATGCTTCATTATCACGTCCAAAATTATCATGTATAGATATCCCAATTACTGAAATTGGTGTTAGGGCTATGGCTTTACTAAAAGAGGAAATAGATAATGGAACTAGTAAAACCAAATATATTGAATTACCTTACAGCATTATACACAGAGATTCAACTAAAAAATAA
- the tyrS gene encoding tyrosine--tRNA ligase, with the protein MTLYEDLKWRGLIYQETDESLRQKLNEEQMTFYIGTDPTADSLHVGHLMANLVAKRLELYGHKPILVIGGGTGLIGDPSFKADERKLLSIEDSLKNAAGIEKQVKRLLPTATVVNNYQWLSSLNAIEFLRDLGKHFSINYMMAKDSVKSRIEKGISFTEFSYQIIQAWDFEHLYKNYNCTLQIGGQDQWGNITSGSELIRRIHGADKKVYGLTFPLVTKSDGTKFGKTESGAVWLDPAKTSPYEFYQFWINTPDADVITRLKQFTFLSKEEIQSLEESLINEPEKRLAQNTLAKEVVEMVHGSEALIKAIRVSEALFSGEIKDLDVEEIEMGFKNIPSQTVEGEIGLIDALSELSLVQSNREAREMIKNNAVSVNGERVNDTYFNILKENAIGKKYTILRKGKKKYGVIKHS; encoded by the coding sequence ATGACATTATACGAAGACTTAAAATGGCGTGGTTTAATATATCAAGAAACTGATGAAAGTTTGCGCCAAAAATTAAATGAGGAACAAATGACCTTTTACATTGGTACAGATCCAACAGCTGATAGCTTGCATGTTGGACATTTAATGGCCAATTTGGTTGCTAAAAGATTAGAACTATACGGCCATAAACCAATCTTGGTTATTGGTGGGGGAACAGGGCTTATTGGTGATCCTAGTTTCAAAGCTGATGAAAGAAAATTATTATCAATAGAAGATTCTTTAAAAAATGCTGCTGGTATTGAAAAACAAGTAAAAAGATTATTACCAACAGCCACTGTAGTTAATAATTACCAATGGTTATCATCTTTAAATGCTATTGAGTTTCTAAGGGATCTAGGTAAACATTTCTCAATCAATTATATGATGGCTAAGGATTCAGTAAAATCTAGGATTGAAAAAGGTATTTCATTTACAGAATTTTCATATCAGATTATTCAAGCATGGGACTTTGAACATTTATATAAAAATTATAATTGTACACTTCAAATTGGTGGACAAGATCAATGGGGGAATATTACTTCTGGCTCGGAATTAATCCGTAGAATTCATGGTGCTGATAAAAAGGTTTATGGGCTAACCTTCCCACTGGTCACAAAATCTGATGGAACCAAATTTGGGAAAACAGAATCAGGTGCAGTTTGGTTAGATCCTGCAAAAACAAGCCCTTATGAATTTTATCAGTTTTGGATTAATACTCCAGATGCTGATGTAATTACTAGGTTAAAACAATTCACTTTTCTTTCTAAGGAAGAAATTCAATCACTCGAAGAATCACTTATCAATGAACCTGAAAAAAGACTTGCGCAAAACACACTTGCAAAAGAAGTTGTTGAAATGGTTCATGGTAGTGAAGCTTTAATAAAGGCGATTCGCGTAAGTGAGGCTTTATTCAGCGGAGAAATTAAAGATTTAGATGTTGAAGAAATAGAAATGGGATTTAAAAATATCCCTTCCCAAACTGTAGAAGGTGAAATTGGTTTAATTGATGCTTTATCTGAATTATCACTTGTTCAATCTAATAGAGAAGCAAGAGAAATGATTAAAAATAACGCTGTTAGTGTAAACGGTGAAAGAGTAAATGATACTTACTTTAACATTTTGAAAGAAAATGCAATTGGAAAAAAATATACAATATTAAGAAAAGGTAAGAAAAAATACGGTGTTATCAAACATTCTTAA